A window of the Agrococcus jejuensis genome harbors these coding sequences:
- a CDS encoding glucose-6-phosphate dehydrogenase assembly protein OpcA, which produces MIVTLEGTTTSAIQRRLIEIREEGGVLALGRVLTLVIHTHLGEEEDAIAAANEASREHPMRVLVVSRSIDEIAATEEPRLDAEIRVGGDAGASEVVLLQCYGEVGAHLIGVVQGLLLPDAPVVAWWPHRMPEHPASAQLGALAQRRITDSARQEDPRTVLRGLAEGYEPGDTDLAWTRVTNWRAQLAAVLDQPPYEPVIHARVTGALRSPSVHLMAAWLRLRLGVDVDVSSRADGPLGSSGLSSVTLTRASGDATLTRIRPSTGLLQIPGQPDHEVALSHRQLRDQLAEELRRLDPDEMYHQVLEAIRISGTAGTSVPAPEGGSR; this is translated from the coding sequence GTGATCGTCACGCTCGAGGGCACGACGACGAGCGCGATCCAGCGCCGACTCATCGAGATCCGCGAGGAGGGCGGCGTGCTCGCCCTCGGGCGCGTGCTCACGCTCGTCATCCACACGCATCTCGGCGAGGAGGAGGACGCGATCGCGGCCGCCAACGAGGCGAGCCGCGAGCACCCCATGCGCGTGCTCGTCGTGTCGCGGTCGATCGACGAGATCGCCGCGACCGAGGAGCCGCGCCTCGACGCCGAGATCCGCGTCGGCGGCGACGCCGGCGCCAGCGAGGTCGTGCTGCTGCAGTGCTACGGCGAGGTCGGCGCGCACCTCATCGGCGTCGTGCAGGGCCTCCTGCTGCCCGATGCGCCCGTCGTCGCGTGGTGGCCGCACCGCATGCCCGAGCACCCCGCATCCGCGCAGCTCGGCGCGCTCGCGCAGCGCCGCATCACCGACTCGGCACGCCAGGAGGACCCCCGCACGGTGCTCCGCGGCCTCGCCGAGGGCTACGAGCCCGGCGACACGGACCTCGCGTGGACGCGCGTCACGAACTGGCGCGCCCAGCTCGCGGCCGTGCTCGACCAGCCGCCGTACGAGCCCGTGATCCACGCGCGCGTCACCGGCGCGCTGCGCAGCCCGTCGGTGCACCTCATGGCGGCCTGGCTGCGCCTGCGCCTCGGCGTCGACGTCGACGTGTCGTCGCGCGCCGACGGCCCGCTCGGCTCGAGCGGCCTGTCGTCGGTCACGCTCACGCGGGCGTCGGGCGACGCGACGCTCACGCGCATCCGTCCGTCGACGGGTCTGCTGCAGATCCCCGGCCAGCCCGACCACGAGGTCGCGTTGTCGCACCGGCAGCTGCGCGACCAGCTCGCGGAGGAGCTGCGCAGGCTCGACCCCGACGAGATGTACCACCAGGTGCTCGAGGCGATCCGCATCTCGGGCACGGCGGGCACGAGCGTGCCCGCGCCCGAGGGAGGCAGCCGATGA
- a CDS encoding RNA polymerase-binding protein RbpA has product MASGGSAIRGSRVGAGPMGEQDRGFHAERVAVSYWDAAGNETVRYFAADLPEDEIPEVIDSPSTGLPAGRDKDAPPQVSKAEPYKTHLAYVKERRTPEEAEQLLEEALQKLRARRGQAS; this is encoded by the coding sequence ATGGCCTCCGGCGGCAGCGCCATCCGCGGCTCGCGCGTCGGCGCGGGCCCCATGGGCGAGCAGGACCGCGGCTTCCACGCCGAGCGCGTGGCGGTGTCCTACTGGGACGCCGCGGGCAACGAGACGGTGCGCTACTTCGCGGCCGACCTGCCCGAGGACGAGATCCCCGAGGTCATCGACTCGCCGTCGACGGGTCTGCCCGCCGGCCGCGACAAGGATGCACCCCCGCAGGTCTCGAAGGCCGAGCCCTACAAGACGCACCTCGCGTACGTGAAGGAGCGCCGCACGCCCGAGGAGGCGGAGCAGCTGCTCGAGGAGGCGCTGCAGAAGCTGCGCGCCCGCCGCGGTCAGGCTTCCTGA
- the secG gene encoding preprotein translocase subunit SecG: MEILQIIMQVILGITSVLLTLLILLHKGRGGGLSDMFGGGISSSMGSSGVAERNLNILTVTFVLTWITSITVLGVITRFNGAG, translated from the coding sequence GTGGAGATCCTCCAGATCATCATGCAGGTGATCCTCGGCATCACGTCGGTGCTGCTGACGCTGCTCATCCTGCTGCACAAGGGCCGCGGTGGCGGCCTGTCCGACATGTTCGGCGGCGGCATCTCGTCGTCGATGGGCTCGTCGGGCGTCGCCGAGCGCAACCTGAACATCCTGACGGTGACGTTCGTGCTCACCTGGATCACGTCGATCACGGTGCTCGGCGTCATCACGCGCTTCAACGGAGCCGGCTGA
- the tpiA gene encoding triose-phosphate isomerase, which produces MVTRTPLIAGNWKMNLDHLDAIRVVQKLAWTLQDAKHDTKDAEVAVFPPFTDLRSVQSLVAAERFDLAYGGQDVSEHDSGAYTGEISPVFLARLDCQYVLVGHSERRQIHGETDELIGRKSAAALRHGVTPVICIGETAEDLEQHGASAVPVQQIRTILADLPAGDVVVAYEPVWAIGSGQAATAEQAQEVCAAIRAAIADVRGAEAAESTRILYGGSVKSANIAGFMRQPDVDGALVGGASLDPVEFAAISRFTHHVGT; this is translated from the coding sequence ATGGTGACCCGTACCCCGCTCATCGCAGGCAACTGGAAGATGAACCTCGACCACCTGGACGCGATCCGGGTGGTGCAGAAGCTCGCCTGGACGCTGCAGGACGCGAAGCACGACACGAAGGACGCGGAGGTCGCGGTCTTCCCGCCCTTCACCGACCTGCGCAGCGTGCAGTCGCTCGTCGCGGCCGAGCGCTTCGATCTGGCCTACGGCGGCCAGGACGTGTCCGAGCACGACTCCGGCGCGTACACGGGCGAGATCAGCCCCGTGTTCCTCGCGCGTCTCGACTGCCAGTACGTGCTCGTGGGCCACTCGGAGCGTCGCCAGATCCACGGCGAGACCGACGAGCTCATCGGCCGCAAGTCGGCTGCAGCGCTGCGCCACGGGGTGACGCCGGTCATCTGCATCGGCGAGACGGCCGAGGACCTCGAGCAGCACGGCGCCTCCGCGGTGCCGGTGCAGCAGATCCGCACGATCCTCGCCGACCTGCCCGCAGGCGACGTCGTCGTCGCGTACGAGCCCGTGTGGGCCATCGGCTCCGGCCAGGCCGCGACGGCGGAGCAGGCGCAGGAGGTGTGCGCCGCGATCCGCGCCGCCATCGCCGACGTCCGCGGCGCCGAGGCAGCCGAGTCGACGCGCATCCTCTACGGCGGCTCGGTGAAGTCGGCGAACATCGCAGGCTTCATGCGCCAGCCCGACGTCGACGGCGCGCTCGTCGGCGGTGCGAGCCTCGACCCGGTCGAGTTCGCCGCCATCAGTCGCTTCACGCATCACGTCGGCACGTGA
- a CDS encoding phosphoglycerate kinase, with product MPVRTLESLGDLAGRTVLVRCDLNVPLKDGVIGDEGRIAASVPTLRHLLDAGAKVVAMSHLGRPDGSPNPAFSLAPVAERLGELLGTPVAFATDTVGEDAAAKRAALTDGGIVLLENLRFDARETSKDEAERAAFAAQLVDGADAFVSDGFGVVHRKQASVYEVASLVPSAAGLLVAGELDVLSRLTESPEHTYTVVLGGSKVSDKLGVIEHLLPRVDQLLVGGGMLFTFLAAQGHGVGKSLLEVDQLETVRGYLHQAEASGVEIVLPTDVVVAEAFDADAAHETVEASAIESSAFGAAGIGLDIGPTTAADFAARIAASRTVFWNGPMGVFEMPAFAAGTKAVAQALTEVDGLGVVGGGDSAAAVRRLGFADSDFDHISTGGGASLEFLEGKRLPGLEALGW from the coding sequence ATGCCGGTCCGGACGCTCGAGTCCCTCGGGGACCTCGCCGGCCGCACCGTGCTGGTGCGGTGCGACCTCAACGTGCCGCTGAAGGACGGCGTCATCGGCGACGAGGGCCGCATCGCGGCCTCCGTGCCGACGCTGCGCCATCTGCTGGATGCCGGCGCGAAGGTCGTGGCGATGTCCCACCTCGGGCGTCCGGACGGCTCGCCGAACCCGGCGTTCTCGCTGGCGCCGGTCGCCGAGCGGCTCGGCGAGCTGCTCGGCACCCCGGTCGCGTTCGCGACCGACACCGTCGGCGAGGATGCGGCCGCCAAGCGCGCCGCGCTGACCGACGGCGGCATCGTGCTGCTCGAGAACCTGCGCTTCGACGCGCGGGAGACGAGCAAGGACGAGGCCGAACGCGCGGCCTTCGCCGCGCAGCTCGTCGACGGCGCGGACGCGTTCGTGTCCGACGGCTTCGGCGTCGTGCACCGGAAGCAGGCGAGCGTCTACGAGGTCGCGAGCCTCGTGCCGAGCGCCGCCGGCCTCCTCGTCGCGGGCGAGCTCGACGTGCTGTCGCGCCTCACCGAGTCGCCCGAGCACACGTACACGGTCGTGCTCGGCGGCTCGAAGGTCTCCGACAAGCTCGGCGTGATCGAGCACCTGCTGCCGCGCGTCGACCAGCTGCTCGTCGGTGGCGGCATGCTCTTCACGTTCCTCGCGGCCCAGGGCCACGGCGTCGGCAAGAGCCTGCTCGAGGTCGACCAGCTCGAGACCGTGCGCGGCTACCTCCACCAGGCCGAGGCCTCCGGCGTCGAGATCGTGCTGCCGACGGACGTCGTCGTCGCGGAGGCGTTCGACGCCGACGCCGCGCACGAGACCGTCGAAGCCTCCGCCATCGAGTCGAGCGCCTTCGGCGCCGCCGGCATCGGCCTCGACATCGGCCCGACCACGGCCGCAGACTTCGCCGCCCGCATCGCGGCATCCCGCACGGTGTTCTGGAACGGCCCGATGGGCGTGTTCGAGATGCCGGCGTTCGCAGCGGGCACGAAGGCCGTCGCGCAGGCGCTCACCGAGGTCGATGGCCTCGGAGTCGTCGGCGGCGGGGATTCCGCGGCCGCGGTGCGCAGGCTCGGCTTCGCAGACTCCGACTTCGACCACATCTCGACCGGCGGCGGTGCGAGCCTCGAGTTCCTCGAGGGCAAGCGGCTGCCAGGACTGGAGGCACTCGGATGGTGA
- the gap gene encoding type I glyceraldehyde-3-phosphate dehydrogenase produces MTTKVGINGFGRIGRNFLRAALEQGADIEIVGVNDLTDNATLAHLLKYDSVGGVLDVPVHSDGSSITVGDQTFQALAERDPKALPWGDLGADVVIESTGIFTKVAQAGQHIEAGAKKVIISAPASDPAPTFVMGINEGDYDPANDHVISNASCTTNCLAPLAGVFHEAFGIERGFMMTAHAYTADQNLQDGPHKDLRRARGAAINIVPTSTGAAKAIGLVLPQLNGLLDGSSYRVPVPTGSIVDLTLVTRDGLTVEEINDAYRAAAEGPLKGILQYSDEPLVSSDIQGNPHSSIYDSGLTSVIGNLVKVSSWYDNEWGYSNRLVDLTSYVGAKL; encoded by the coding sequence ATGACCACCAAGGTTGGCATCAACGGCTTCGGCCGCATCGGTCGCAACTTCCTCCGCGCGGCGCTCGAGCAGGGCGCCGACATCGAGATCGTCGGCGTGAACGACCTCACCGACAACGCGACGCTCGCGCACCTCCTCAAGTACGACTCCGTCGGCGGCGTCCTCGACGTCCCCGTCCACAGCGACGGCTCGTCGATCACGGTCGGCGACCAGACGTTCCAGGCCCTCGCAGAGCGCGACCCGAAGGCGCTGCCGTGGGGCGACCTCGGCGCCGACGTCGTCATCGAGTCGACCGGCATCTTCACGAAGGTGGCCCAGGCCGGCCAGCACATCGAGGCCGGCGCGAAGAAGGTCATCATCTCGGCCCCGGCGTCCGACCCGGCCCCGACGTTCGTCATGGGCATCAACGAGGGCGACTACGACCCGGCCAACGACCACGTCATCTCGAACGCCTCGTGCACGACGAACTGCCTCGCACCGCTCGCGGGCGTGTTCCACGAGGCCTTCGGCATCGAACGCGGCTTCATGATGACGGCGCACGCCTACACGGCCGACCAGAACCTGCAGGACGGCCCGCACAAGGACCTCCGTCGCGCACGCGGCGCCGCGATCAACATCGTGCCGACGTCGACGGGTGCCGCGAAGGCCATCGGCCTCGTGCTGCCGCAGCTCAACGGCCTGCTCGACGGCTCGTCGTACCGCGTGCCCGTGCCCACGGGCTCGATCGTCGACCTGACGCTCGTGACGCGCGACGGCCTCACGGTCGAGGAGATCAACGACGCGTACCGCGCCGCCGCCGAGGGCCCGCTCAAGGGCATCCTGCAGTACTCGGACGAGCCGCTCGTCTCGAGCGACATCCAGGGCAACCCGCACTCGTCGATCTACGACTCGGGCCTGACGTCGGTCATCGGCAACCTCGTGAAGGTGTCGTCCTGGTACGACAACGAGTGGGGCTACTCGAACCGCCTCGTCGACCTGACGAGCTACGTCGGCGCGAAGCTCTGA
- a CDS encoding superoxide dismutase → MTVYTLPELPYDYAALEPHISAKIMELHHDKHHKAYVDGANAALDGLAAARDAGDFGGINKLEKDLAFHLGGHTNHTIFWNNLAGDGGGEPEGELSAAIAEFFGDYAKFQAHFAANATAIQGSGWSVLAWDSLAERLNVFQLFDQQGNVPVGTQPILMLDMWEHAFYLDYLNVKADYVKAFWNIVNWQDAQARFEAARTKTQGLITL, encoded by the coding sequence ATGACCGTCTACACCCTGCCCGAGCTGCCGTACGACTACGCAGCGCTCGAGCCGCACATCAGCGCCAAGATCATGGAGCTGCACCACGACAAGCACCACAAGGCGTACGTCGACGGTGCCAACGCGGCCCTCGACGGCCTCGCCGCTGCGCGTGACGCCGGCGACTTCGGTGGCATCAACAAGCTCGAGAAGGACCTCGCGTTCCACCTCGGCGGCCACACGAACCACACGATCTTCTGGAACAACCTGGCCGGCGACGGCGGCGGCGAGCCCGAGGGCGAGCTGTCGGCCGCGATCGCCGAGTTCTTCGGGGACTACGCGAAGTTCCAGGCGCACTTCGCCGCGAACGCCACGGCCATCCAGGGCTCCGGATGGTCGGTGCTCGCGTGGGACTCGCTCGCCGAGCGCCTCAACGTGTTCCAGCTGTTCGACCAGCAGGGCAACGTGCCCGTCGGCACGCAGCCCATCCTCATGCTCGACATGTGGGAGCACGCGTTCTACCTCGACTACCTCAACGTCAAGGCGGACTACGTGAAGGCGTTCTGGAACATCGTGAACTGGCAGGACGCGCAGGCGCGCTTCGAGGCCGCTCGCACGAAGACCCAGGGCCTCATCACCCTCTGA
- the whiA gene encoding DNA-binding protein WhiA, producing MTLTHDVKEELARVRVQRPQARAAEVASLLRFSGGLHVISGRVAVESEVESAAIARRLGRDLLDLYGVRAEIAVISGGSRQRAYLVRVVAQGETLARQTGLLDARRRPVRGLPNRLTTGSLEDLAAVWRGAFLAHGSLTDPGRSAALEIASPGSEAAMAIVGAAQRLGVPAKSREVRGVHRVIVRDTEPISRLLSAMGASDTVESWMQLRQQREVRANANRLVNFDDANLRRSAQAAVAACARVERALEILGDETPEHLAYAGRLRLDHRDASLDDLGRRADPPMTKDAVAGRIRRLLALADKTAEDRGIPDTEASVPELD from the coding sequence GTGACCCTGACGCACGACGTCAAGGAGGAGCTCGCACGCGTGCGCGTGCAGCGACCGCAAGCGCGAGCAGCGGAGGTCGCCTCCCTGCTGCGCTTCTCGGGCGGGCTCCACGTCATCTCCGGCCGCGTGGCGGTGGAGAGCGAGGTCGAGTCCGCCGCCATCGCGCGCCGCCTGGGACGCGACCTGCTCGACCTCTACGGGGTGCGTGCCGAGATCGCGGTGATCTCGGGCGGCTCGCGCCAGCGCGCGTACCTCGTGCGCGTCGTGGCGCAGGGCGAGACGCTCGCCCGGCAGACGGGCCTGCTCGACGCTCGCCGTCGCCCGGTGCGCGGCCTGCCGAACCGCCTCACGACGGGCTCGCTCGAGGACCTCGCCGCCGTGTGGCGCGGCGCGTTCCTCGCGCACGGCTCGCTCACCGACCCCGGCCGATCGGCGGCGCTCGAGATCGCGAGCCCGGGCAGCGAGGCGGCCATGGCCATCGTCGGCGCCGCGCAGCGCCTCGGCGTGCCCGCGAAGTCGCGCGAGGTGCGCGGCGTGCACCGCGTCATCGTGCGCGACACCGAGCCGATCTCGCGCCTGCTCTCCGCCATGGGCGCGAGCGACACCGTCGAGTCGTGGATGCAGCTGCGCCAGCAGCGCGAGGTGCGCGCGAACGCGAACCGCCTCGTCAACTTCGACGACGCGAACCTGCGCCGCAGCGCGCAGGCGGCGGTCGCGGCGTGCGCGCGCGTCGAGCGCGCCCTCGAGATCCTGGGCGACGAGACGCCCGAGCACCTCGCGTACGCGGGTCGCCTGCGTCTCGACCACCGCGACGCGTCGCTCGACGACCTCGGTCGTCGCGCCGACCCGCCGATGACGAAGGACGCCGTCGCCGGCCGCATCCGTCGCCTGCTCGCGCTCGCCGACAAGACGGCCGAGGATCGGGGCATCCCCGACACCGAGGCGAGCGTCCCCGAGCTCGACTGA
- the rapZ gene encoding RNase adapter RapZ — MTAREVLIITGMSGAGRSTVANALEDLGYYVVDNLPPVMLRQLVDLVPAASEQLQRLAIVVDVRGGVLFDDAMRLIETLRTEMPITVVYLEASDATLVRRFEAVRRPHPLQGDGTILDGIRTERARLSGIRDVADVLLDTSDINVHELTNRVRDRFSRDREDQVRLTVLSFGFKYGTPPDADLIADMRFLPNPFWQPELKSHTGLDEAVRDYVLAQEGASEFADAYLEALRPVLAGYARENKRYAVLGIGCTGGKHRSVAMSEHLAARLADSGVSVTVQHRDLGRE, encoded by the coding sequence GTGACTGCGCGCGAGGTGCTCATCATCACCGGCATGTCGGGTGCTGGTCGATCCACTGTCGCGAACGCACTCGAGGATCTCGGCTACTACGTGGTCGACAACCTGCCGCCCGTCATGCTGCGCCAGCTCGTCGATCTCGTGCCCGCCGCGTCCGAGCAGCTGCAGCGCCTCGCGATCGTCGTCGACGTGCGCGGTGGCGTGCTCTTCGACGACGCCATGCGCCTCATCGAGACGCTCCGCACCGAGATGCCGATCACGGTCGTGTACCTCGAGGCCTCCGACGCGACGCTCGTGCGCCGCTTCGAGGCCGTGCGCCGCCCGCATCCGCTGCAGGGCGACGGCACGATCCTCGACGGCATCCGCACCGAGCGCGCGCGCCTCTCGGGCATCCGCGACGTCGCCGACGTGCTGCTCGACACGAGCGACATCAACGTCCACGAGCTCACGAACCGCGTGCGCGATCGCTTCTCGCGCGACCGCGAGGATCAGGTGCGCCTGACCGTGCTCTCCTTCGGCTTCAAGTACGGCACGCCGCCGGACGCCGACCTCATCGCCGACATGCGCTTCCTGCCGAACCCGTTCTGGCAGCCGGAGCTCAAGTCGCACACGGGCCTCGACGAGGCGGTCCGTGACTACGTGCTCGCGCAGGAGGGCGCGTCGGAGTTCGCCGACGCGTACCTCGAGGCGCTCCGGCCGGTCCTGGCCGGCTACGCCCGCGAGAACAAGCGATACGCCGTGCTCGGCATCGGATGCACGGGCGGCAAGCACCGCTCCGTGGCGATGTCCGAGCATCTCGCCGCCCGCCTCGCCGACTCCGGCGTGTCGGTGACGGTGCAGCACCGAGACCTGGGAAGGGAGTGA